The following proteins are co-located in the Dromiciops gliroides isolate mDroGli1 chromosome 2, mDroGli1.pri, whole genome shotgun sequence genome:
- the LOC122743653 gene encoding zinc finger protein 345-like, translating into MYFHQTYTQGRLSKHDEVGKSFSISSQFPESQSDEDKIFEFDEHGKAGHSRQYLSANQTTHTEEKPYKCKECEKVFSSWKNLFVHKKIHSGEKSYLCNDCGIAFKQKRNLKIHKMIHAGQKPYDCNVCLKAFSKKYYLDQHKKIHTRDMPYKCNHCGKAFFQESQFIKHKLIHTRERSFGCNECGKTFSNKHYLSKHKKIHTGVKPFKCNECGKAFSSNSYLIQHKKIHTGVKPFKCNQCAKGFMSNSYLIQHQRIHAGGKPYKCYECGKAFSSNSYLIQHHRIHTGEKLYKCNECGKIFISNKQLSQHKRIHTGEKPYSCNECGKTFRQMGHVETHKKIHTGEKPFECNECGKAFISNQQLSRHQRIHIGGKPYKCNECGKAFSSSSYLNLHQKIHPGGKPYKCNECGKVFISNNNLMQHQKIHPGENPYKCNECGKVFSSNSYLIQHQRIHTGEKPYKCNECGKAFICNSYLIQHQRIHTGGKVYTCNECGKAFSSHQKLTLHQRIHTGEKPYKCNTCGKAFNSNSYLIEHQRIHTGEKPYKCKECGKAFRQSSSLMQHQKIHTGEKPYNCNECGKAFRQSSSLMQHQVIHTGEKPYKCNECGKAFNNNQNLLRHQRTHTGEKPYKCNKCGKAFSSNSYLTQHQRLHTGEKPYKCNVCWKAFNSSQKLSRHRRVHTGEKPYKCNECGKDFCTSSRFETHKAIHSGERPV; encoded by the coding sequence ATGTATTTCCATCAGACATATACTCAGGGAAGACTCTCTAAACATGATGAAGTTGGCAAAAgcttcagcatcagttcacagtTTCCTGAATCTCAAAGTGATGAGGATAAAATTTTTGAATTTGATGAACATGGGAAAGCTGGCCACAGTAGACAATACCTAAGTGCAAATCAAACAACTCATACTGAAGAGAAGCCCTATAAATGCAAAGAATGTGAAAAAGTCTTTAGCTCCTGGAAAAACCTTTTTGTACATAAGAAAATTCATAGTGGAGAGAAATCCTATTTATGTAATGATTGTGGCATAGCCTTTAAGCAGAAGCGAAACCTTAAAATCCATAAGATGATTCATGCTGGACAGAAGCCTTATGACTGTAATGTGTGTTTGAAAGCTTTcagtaaaaaatactatttagacCAACATAAAAAAATCCATACTAGGGATATGCCCTATAAGTGTAATCATTGTGGGAAAGCATTCTTCCAGGAATCACAATTTATTAAACATAAGTTAATTCATACTAGAGAAAGATCATTTGGttgtaatgagtgtgggaaaaCTTTCAGCAATAAACACTACCTAAGCAAACATaaaaaaattcatactggagTGAAACCCttcaaatgtaatgaatgtggaaaggccttcagCAGCAATAGCTATCTAATTCAACATaaaaaaattcatactggagTGAAACCCTTCAAATGTAATCAGTGTGCAAAAGGCTTTATGAGTAATAGTTATCTAATTCAGCATCAAAGAATCCATGCCGGAGGGAAGCCCTATAAATGTTATGAATGCGGGAAAGCTTTCAGCAGTAATAGCTACCTAATTCAGCATCATAGAATTCATACAGGTGAGAAActgtataaatgtaatgaatgtgggaaaattttTATTAGTAATAAACAACTGTCACAACATAaaagaatccatactggagagaagccttatagctgtaatgaatgtggaaaaaccTTCAGGCAGATGGGACATGTTGAAACACATAAAAAGATTCATACAGGTGAGAAgccttttgaatgtaatgaatgtgggaaagcctttatcAGCAATCAACAGCTATCAcgacatcaaagaattcatattgGAGggaaaccctataaatgtaatgaatgtggaaaagcgtTCAGTAGCAGTAGCTACTTAAATCTCCATCAAAAAATCCATCCTGGAGGGAAGCCCTATAAATGCAACGAATGTGGAAAAGTCTTCATCAGTAATAATAACCTAATGCAGCATCAAAAAATCCATCCTGGAGAAAACCCCTATAAATGTAACGAATGTGGGAAAGTCTTCAGTAGTAATAGCTACCTAATtcaacatcaaagaattcatactggagagaaaccctacaAATGTAacgaatgtggaaaagccttcatcTGTAATAGCTACCTAATTCAACATCAACGAATCCATACTGGAGGGAAGGTCTAtacatgtaatgaatgtggaaaagcctttagcAGCCATCAAAAGCTCACTCTTCATCaaagaatccatactggagagaaaccctacaAATGTAATACATGTGGCAAAGCCTTCAACAGTAACAGCTATCTCATtgaacatcaaagaattcatactggagagaaaccttataaatgtaaggaATGTGGCAAAGCCTTTAGACAAAGTTCATCACTTATgcaacatcagaaaattcatactggagaaaaaccctataattgtaatgaatgtgggaaggccttcaggcAAAGTTCATCCCTTATGCAACATCAGgtaattcatactggagagaaaccctacaaatgtaatgagtgtgggaaagcATTCAACAATAATCAAAATTTGTTACGACACCAaagaactcatactggagagaagccctataaatgtaataaatgtgggaaagccttcagcagTAATAGCTACCTAACTCAGCATCAAAGACTCCATACTGGAGAAAAGCCCTATAAATGTAATGTGTGTTGGAAAGCCTTTAACAGTAGTCAAAAGCTTTCAAGACATCGAAGAGTCCACACTGGGgaaaaaccctataaatgtaatgaatgtgggaaagacTTCTGTACCAGTTCCAGATTTGAAACACACAAGGCAATTCATTCTGGAGAGAGACCTGTTTAA